A single window of Apium graveolens cultivar Ventura unplaced genomic scaffold, ASM990537v1 ctg4572, whole genome shotgun sequence DNA harbors:
- the LOC141702038 gene encoding putative nucleoredoxin 1, with the protein MPLSGHCIPYNNKDAFSADLKDVYNDLLPLNNFEVVLVVQDDHCEGQIIPVSSTTDPQEEFKDLFSSMPWTAIPFSDAGSMKRSENRLFKREEYGPPVMFVIDSTGIILQTHHVWDILRDFGALGFPFSDTRINFLRDEDDAAAKNPSLNTLLASPQRSYVIPNKGDQVHIDTMKEKVVALYFYYVDMPDHYLTSELQCVCDMLAKLKKEFEVVVIFIRNFHVDDWEKSCLEIFKSIPWLALPFRDESCKKLKRIFKVSYNGQTVSHQVVIVGPHAEFVEPFGASLLLHFNISAYPFSCKKLVGLETEKVKELKLDMI; encoded by the exons ATGCCACTATCTGGTCACTGTATCCCATACAACAACAAGGACGCGTTCTCTGCGGATTTGAAGGACGTCTACAATGATCTACTGCCACTCAATAATTTTGAGGTGGTTTTGGTTGTCCAGGATGATCATTGTGAAGGACAAATTATACCAGTTTCTTCTACAACAGACCCTCAGGAGGAATTCAAAGATTTGTTTTCTTCGATGCCATGGACCGCCATTCCATTTTCAGATGCAGGATCCATGAAACGTAGTGAAAACCGCCTTTTCAAGCGTGAAGAATATGGTCCACCTGTCATGTTCGTCATTGACTCAACAGGGATAATTTTGCAAACTCATCATGTCTGGGATATTTTACGGGATTTTGGAGCCTTAGGTTTTCCTTTTAGTGATACCAGAATAAATTTTTTGCGGGACGAAGATGATGCAGCCGCTAAGAACCCCTCCTTGAACACACTATTGGCCTCCCCCCAACGTAGTTATGTCATTCCAAACAAAGGAGATCAG GTACATATCGACACTATGAAAGAAAAGGTTGTGGCCCTTTATTTTTATTATGTTGATATGCCTGACCATTATTTAACAAGCGAACTTCAGTGTGTGTGTGATATGTTGGCAAAGCTGAAGAAAGAATTTGAAGTTGTGGTTATTTTCATTAGAAACTTTCATGTAGATGATTGGGAAAAATCTTGTCTGGAAATATTTAAGAGTATACCTTGGTTGGCACTTCCATTTAGAGATGAGAGTTGTAAGAAATTAAAGCGGATTTTCAAGGTATCATATAATGGTCAAACCGTTTCTCATCAAGTTGTGATCGTCGGGCCTCACGCAGAATTTGTGGAACCATTTGGCGCCAGTTTGCTGTTACACTTTAATATTTCAGCATACCCATTCTCTTGTAAGAAACTTGTTGGGTTGGAGACTGAGAAAGTGAAGGAACTGAAGCTGGATATGATATGA